The proteins below are encoded in one region of Brassica napus cultivar Da-Ae chromosome A6, Da-Ae, whole genome shotgun sequence:
- the LOC106349482 gene encoding auxin-induced protein X15-like yields the protein MAIRVPRMLQSSKQILRQAKLFSSSSSSSYLEVPKGYLAVYVGERKMKRFVVPISYLNQPSFQDLLRRAEEEFGFDHPMGGLTIPCSEETFINLASLLN from the coding sequence ATGGCGATCAGGGTTCCTCGCATGCTACAATCATCAAAGCAGATTCTACGTCAAGCAAAACTGTtttcatcttcctcctcctctagCTATCTTGAAGTTCCAAAAGGCTACTTAGCGGTTTACGTaggagaaagaaagatgaagagatttGTAGTTCCCATCTCGTACTTGAACCAACCTTCATTTCAAGATCTCCTAAGAAGGGCAGAGGAAGAATTTGGATTTGATCATCCAATGGGCGGCCTCACTATTCCTTGCAGTGAAGAAACCTTTATCAATCTTGCTTCTCTCCTCAACTGA